The Burkholderia cepacia ATCC 25416 genome includes a window with the following:
- a CDS encoding winged helix-turn-helix domain-containing protein: protein MLTLSPAAARALHLAAQGLLTPPRRKATKADVLDTIRRMAQLQIDTIHVVARSPYLVLFSRLGDFSPQWLDEHLAEARLFEYWSHEACFLPVEQFGLMRYKMLDPSGMGWKYAAEWHEQNRPEIERLLARIREEGPVKSADFVREDGVKGNGWWDRKPEKRHLEVLFTTGDLMVSERRNFQRVYDVRERVLPDWDDTRDLPPREAVLPALLDYTCRALGVVRADWVADYYRLPRRSYRAELEQLADAGDLIPVAIDDWKEPAYVHRSLEALLPAAEADTLRSTVTTLLSPFDPVVWDRRRASTLFGFDYTIECYTPEHKRRYGYFCLPVLHRGRLVGRVDAKAHRTLRTFELKAVHVEPGVRFGTGLAADVAKAVKKLAAWHGTPEVTTRHAPPELVKALAGD, encoded by the coding sequence ATGCTTACGCTCTCGCCCGCCGCCGCCCGCGCCCTGCATCTCGCCGCGCAGGGCCTGCTGACACCGCCCCGCCGCAAGGCGACCAAAGCCGACGTGCTCGACACGATCCGCCGGATGGCGCAGTTGCAGATCGACACCATCCACGTCGTCGCGCGCAGCCCGTATCTCGTGCTGTTCAGCCGTCTCGGCGATTTCTCGCCGCAGTGGCTCGACGAGCATCTCGCTGAGGCGCGCCTGTTCGAATACTGGTCGCACGAAGCGTGCTTCCTGCCGGTCGAGCAGTTCGGCCTGATGCGCTACAAGATGCTCGATCCGTCGGGGATGGGCTGGAAATATGCGGCCGAATGGCATGAACAGAATCGTCCCGAGATCGAGCGGCTGCTCGCGCGGATTCGCGAAGAAGGCCCGGTGAAGTCGGCGGATTTCGTCCGCGAGGATGGCGTGAAGGGCAACGGCTGGTGGGATCGCAAGCCCGAGAAGCGCCACCTGGAAGTGCTGTTCACGACGGGCGACCTGATGGTGTCGGAACGCCGCAATTTCCAGCGCGTGTACGACGTGCGCGAGCGCGTGCTGCCCGACTGGGACGACACGCGCGACCTGCCGCCGCGCGAAGCCGTGCTGCCCGCGCTGCTCGACTACACGTGCCGTGCACTCGGCGTCGTGCGCGCGGACTGGGTGGCCGACTACTACCGGCTGCCGCGCCGCTCGTACCGCGCGGAGCTCGAGCAGCTCGCCGACGCGGGCGACCTGATCCCGGTGGCGATCGACGACTGGAAGGAGCCGGCCTACGTGCATCGCTCGCTCGAAGCGTTGCTGCCGGCCGCCGAGGCCGACACGCTGCGCTCGACGGTCACGACGCTGCTGTCGCCGTTCGACCCGGTCGTATGGGACCGGCGGCGTGCATCGACGCTATTCGGTTTCGATTACACGATCGAATGCTATACGCCCGAGCACAAGCGGCGTTATGGCTATTTCTGCCTGCCGGTGCTGCATCGCGGCCGGCTGGTCGGGCGCGTCGACGCGAAGGCGCATCGCACGCTGCGCACGTTCGAACTGAAGGCCGTGCATGTCGAGCCGGGCGTGCGGTTCGGCACGGGGCTCGCCGCCGATGTCGCGAAGGCGGTGAAGAAACTCGCGGCATGGCACGGCACGCCG
- a CDS encoding terpene synthase family protein, translating to MSTVETVAAEAAAPALVLPHLFHPFDTPVHPDADRAEADLLAWMNGHGLLDDPRWANGIRHGKIGEYCSRVYAHATFDGLCTTTRAYGWIFAIDDGLCSLHGVARAPGDLGALYLWLYEMIADPTGRDPAPLRAALAARLPHMAAFLPALQRATQDVCARIAAASTRVQYARWVAGMMTFLFSTLWEAGRFATDVVPGEAEYLSGRTYNGCGEGAFALIDIAGGYEAPAAFYADEEVERLRKLSGLILCLCNDIFSYPKEAGESSSNLVCVLMHEHGLAPQAALDAAADIHNGYLARYLDLEKKVRTRTDDRASLRLLDEAHSYIRGNYDWHFGSPRYGAAKHYDLSRALRPGETSAAA from the coding sequence ATGTCCACCGTCGAAACCGTTGCCGCCGAAGCCGCCGCGCCCGCACTCGTGCTTCCGCACCTGTTCCACCCGTTCGACACGCCCGTGCATCCCGACGCCGACCGCGCCGAAGCCGACCTGCTCGCGTGGATGAACGGCCATGGCTTGCTCGACGATCCGCGCTGGGCCAACGGCATCCGTCACGGCAAGATCGGCGAATACTGCTCCCGCGTCTATGCGCACGCAACCTTCGACGGCCTGTGCACGACGACCCGCGCGTACGGCTGGATCTTCGCGATCGACGACGGCCTGTGCAGCCTGCACGGCGTCGCGCGCGCTCCGGGCGACCTCGGTGCACTCTACCTGTGGCTGTACGAAATGATCGCCGATCCGACCGGCCGCGATCCAGCGCCGCTGCGCGCCGCGCTGGCGGCGCGCCTGCCGCACATGGCCGCGTTCCTGCCCGCCCTGCAACGGGCGACGCAGGACGTGTGCGCGCGCATCGCGGCCGCGTCCACGCGCGTGCAGTACGCACGCTGGGTGGCAGGGATGATGACGTTCCTGTTCTCGACGCTGTGGGAAGCCGGCCGGTTCGCGACCGACGTCGTGCCCGGCGAGGCCGAGTATCTCTCCGGTCGCACCTACAACGGATGCGGCGAAGGCGCGTTCGCGCTGATCGACATCGCCGGGGGCTACGAAGCGCCCGCCGCGTTCTACGCCGACGAAGAAGTCGAGCGCCTGCGCAAGCTGTCCGGCCTGATCCTCTGCCTGTGCAACGACATCTTTTCGTATCCGAAGGAGGCGGGCGAATCGAGCAGCAATCTCGTCTGCGTCCTGATGCACGAACACGGGCTCGCGCCGCAAGCCGCGCTCGACGCGGCGGCGGACATCCACAACGGCTATCTCGCGCGCTATCTCGATCTGGAAAAAAAGGTGCGTACGCGCACCGACGATCGCGCGTCGCTGCGCCTGCTCGACGAGGCCCACTCGTATATTCGCGGCAACTACGACTGGCACTTCGGCTCGCCGCGTTACGGCGCGGCGAAGCACTACGACCTGTCCCGCGCGCTGCGGCCCGGAGAGACGAGCGCCGCGGCATGA
- the uppS gene encoding polyprenyl diphosphate synthase, whose translation MTQELILRAPETFAIDSPAVSDTARPPLPTHLAVILDGNRRWADRLGLPAADGYRAGGRNVHALLSWCEEAGIPFVTLWPLSTENLQRDAAELRGLLAVIADVFDELAASGRWRLHVIGDLTQLPPATADRIGAAQQRTAHAHGLDVNIAVAYSGRLDLLHAVRSLIAEHVAAGTVDQLLAQLSPELIASRLYTAGQPEPDLVIRTSGEQRLSNFMLWQTAFSEFYFTPTCWPDFGRDDFEQAIDAYGKRARRFGK comes from the coding sequence ATGACTCAAGAGCTGATTCTGCGCGCGCCGGAAACATTCGCCATCGACTCGCCCGCCGTATCGGATACGGCCCGGCCGCCATTGCCCACGCATCTCGCCGTCATTCTCGACGGCAACCGGCGCTGGGCGGACCGCCTCGGCCTGCCGGCCGCCGACGGCTATCGGGCCGGCGGGCGCAACGTGCATGCGCTGCTGTCGTGGTGCGAAGAGGCCGGGATCCCGTTCGTGACACTGTGGCCGCTGTCCACCGAAAATCTCCAGCGCGACGCCGCGGAATTGCGCGGCCTGCTCGCGGTGATCGCCGACGTCTTCGACGAGCTCGCCGCCAGCGGCCGCTGGCGGCTCCACGTGATCGGCGACCTGACGCAGTTGCCGCCCGCCACGGCCGACCGCATCGGCGCCGCGCAGCAACGCACGGCCCACGCGCACGGACTCGACGTGAACATCGCCGTCGCCTACAGCGGCCGCCTCGACCTGCTGCACGCCGTCCGCTCGCTGATCGCGGAACACGTCGCGGCCGGCACCGTCGATCAGTTGCTCGCGCAGCTCAGCCCGGAGTTGATCGCGAGCCGGCTCTACACGGCCGGCCAGCCGGAGCCGGACCTCGTGATCCGCACGTCGGGCGAGCAGCGCCTGTCGAATTTCATGCTGTGGCAAACCGCTTTCTCCGAGTTCTATTTCACGCCGACGTGCTGGCCCGATTTCGGACGCGACGATTTCGAACAGGCCATCGATGCGTACGGCAAGCGCGCGCGCCGGTTCGGCAAGTAG
- a CDS encoding MFS transporter: MSPVFLAPLIVACALFMESVDANIIVTALPAMARDFGHNPVTLNIAITAYVVGLGVFIPICGWLADRFSARSVFRTAIGIFVVGSLMCAASNSLGVLTFARFIQGVGGAMMVPVGRIIIFRAVPRSDLVRAMNYLAIPALFGPTVGPLVGGFITTYLHWRMIFFINVPIGIYGIYLASKHIANTHEPDPGPLDWFGFLLSASGAALLLMGLTLIDGALTSRSNALAMCVTGTVLLALYVPYARRKERPVLDLSFLKIPTYHASVVGGSLFRIGLGAVPFLLPLALQEGLGMSAFHSGLITCASAFGGAMSRSTATHTLRRFGFRTVLIYNAAFAGLAIAAYGVFHPGMATWAIWLIVLVGGIFPALQFTSLNSMIYADISPRDAGRATSLGSVVQQMSLGLGVTVAGLVLHVSHWLQGHQKMVWSDFWPAFVVVGLCSFASIPITRRLPPGAGDEVARGKRQ, encoded by the coding sequence ATGTCGCCCGTCTTTCTAGCACCGCTCATCGTTGCCTGTGCGTTGTTCATGGAAAGCGTCGACGCGAACATCATCGTCACCGCCCTGCCCGCGATGGCGAGGGACTTCGGGCACAACCCCGTCACGTTGAACATCGCGATCACGGCCTACGTGGTCGGGCTCGGCGTGTTCATTCCGATCTGCGGCTGGCTGGCCGACCGCTTCAGCGCGCGCTCCGTGTTCCGCACCGCGATCGGCATCTTCGTCGTCGGCTCGCTGATGTGCGCGGCATCCAATTCCCTCGGCGTGCTCACGTTCGCGCGCTTCATCCAGGGCGTCGGCGGCGCGATGATGGTGCCCGTCGGCCGCATCATCATTTTCCGCGCCGTGCCGCGCTCGGATCTCGTGCGCGCGATGAACTACCTCGCGATTCCCGCGCTGTTCGGGCCCACGGTCGGGCCGCTCGTCGGCGGCTTCATCACGACCTACCTGCACTGGCGGATGATCTTCTTCATCAACGTGCCGATCGGCATCTACGGGATCTACCTCGCGAGCAAGCACATCGCGAACACGCACGAGCCCGACCCGGGCCCGCTCGACTGGTTCGGATTCCTGCTGTCGGCCAGCGGCGCCGCACTGCTGCTGATGGGCCTCACGCTGATCGACGGTGCACTCACGTCACGCTCGAACGCCCTCGCCATGTGCGTGACCGGCACCGTCCTGCTCGCGCTCTACGTGCCGTACGCGCGCCGCAAGGAACGCCCGGTGCTCGACCTCAGCTTCCTCAAGATCCCGACGTATCACGCGAGCGTCGTCGGCGGGTCGCTGTTCCGCATCGGCCTCGGCGCGGTGCCGTTCCTGCTGCCGCTCGCGCTGCAGGAAGGGCTCGGCATGAGCGCGTTCCATTCGGGGCTCATCACGTGCGCGTCCGCGTTCGGCGGCGCGATGAGCCGCTCGACGGCCACCCACACGCTGCGCCGCTTCGGCTTCCGCACGGTACTGATCTACAACGCGGCATTCGCGGGGCTCGCGATCGCCGCGTACGGCGTGTTCCATCCCGGCATGGCGACCTGGGCGATCTGGCTGATCGTGCTCGTCGGCGGCATCTTCCCCGCGCTGCAGTTCACGAGCCTGAACTCGATGATCTATGCGGACATCTCGCCGCGCGACGCGGGCCGCGCGACCAGCCTCGGCAGCGTCGTGCAGCAGATGTCGCTCGGTCTCGGCGTGACGGTGGCCGGCCTCGTGCTGCACGTTTCGCACTGGCTGCAGGGTCATCAGAAGATGGTGTGGTCGGATTTCTGGCCCGCGTTCGTCGTGGTCGGGCTGTGCTCGTTCGCATCGATTCCGATCACGCGGCGGCTGCCGCCCGGCGCCGGCGACGAAGTCGCGCGCGGCAAGCGGCAATAA
- the treA gene encoding alpha,alpha-trehalase TreA, with protein sequence MTSRRAASIASRISTRIPTRVSTRFPLHRSPPLGRPAPRLRWAAALAVAYLAVAGCAAQADNANRAAAQAVDQSAAPATAAVAGPASGTLLPPPSQLYGDLFVAVQTAQIYSDQKTFVDATPDSDPATIVQLYQQQKSQPGFSLKAFVGQHFTPPPEGGVTPPPNQTLRQHIDWLWPQLTRTSTTVPPYSSLIPLPKPYVVPGGRFREGYYWDTYFTMLGLQVSGREDLVDDMLDNFAHLIDTIGHIPNGNRTYYASRSQPPFFAYMVTLAAQAEGDKVYQKYLPELRKEYAYWMQGETTTPRGQAARNVVAMPDGAVLNRYWDASDTPRDESYLEDVTTAKSAPGRPANEVYRDLRAGAESGWDYSSRWFGDGKTLATIRTTSIVPVDLNSLMFHLETTIVKGCALTRDVACVTDFSGRAARRAAAINRYLWNRRGYYGDYDWQLRKPRDAVTAAALYPLFAGVAWPERAKATAREVRKTLLQPGGLATTTENTGQQWDAPNGWAPLQWIAIDGLRRYGEPALAKDIGTRFLSDVKHVYATEGKLVEKYVVEGAGTGGGGGGEYPLQDGFGWTNGVTLKLLGLYGE encoded by the coding sequence ATGACGTCACGTCGTGCCGCATCGATTGCATCTCGCATCTCAACGCGCATCCCAACCCGCGTCTCAACCCGCTTTCCGCTTCATCGCTCACCGCCGCTCGGGCGCCCCGCGCCGCGTCTTCGCTGGGCCGCCGCACTGGCCGTCGCGTATCTCGCCGTTGCCGGCTGCGCCGCGCAGGCCGACAACGCGAACCGGGCCGCCGCGCAGGCGGTCGATCAGTCGGCGGCGCCCGCGACGGCCGCGGTTGCCGGCCCCGCGTCGGGCACGCTGCTGCCGCCGCCGAGCCAGCTCTACGGCGACCTGTTCGTCGCGGTGCAGACCGCGCAGATCTATTCCGACCAGAAGACCTTCGTCGACGCGACGCCCGACAGCGATCCCGCGACGATCGTGCAGTTGTATCAGCAACAGAAATCGCAGCCGGGCTTCTCGCTGAAGGCGTTCGTCGGCCAGCATTTCACGCCGCCCCCGGAAGGCGGCGTCACGCCGCCGCCGAACCAGACGCTGCGCCAGCACATCGACTGGCTGTGGCCGCAGCTCACGCGCACGAGCACGACGGTGCCGCCCTACAGTTCGCTGATTCCGCTGCCGAAGCCGTATGTCGTGCCGGGCGGCCGCTTCCGCGAAGGCTACTACTGGGATACCTATTTCACGATGCTCGGGCTGCAGGTGTCGGGCCGCGAGGATCTCGTCGACGACATGCTCGACAACTTCGCCCATCTGATCGACACGATCGGGCACATCCCGAACGGCAACCGCACGTACTACGCGAGCCGCTCGCAGCCGCCGTTCTTCGCCTATATGGTCACGCTTGCCGCACAGGCCGAAGGCGACAAGGTCTACCAGAAATATCTGCCGGAACTGCGCAAGGAGTACGCGTACTGGATGCAGGGCGAAACCACGACGCCGCGCGGGCAGGCCGCGCGCAATGTGGTCGCGATGCCCGACGGCGCGGTGCTGAACCGCTACTGGGATGCGAGCGATACGCCGCGCGACGAGTCGTATCTCGAGGACGTGACGACCGCGAAGTCGGCGCCGGGGCGTCCGGCGAACGAGGTGTACCGCGACCTGCGCGCGGGCGCCGAAAGCGGCTGGGACTACAGCTCGCGCTGGTTCGGCGACGGCAAGACGCTCGCGACGATCCGCACGACGTCGATCGTGCCGGTCGACCTGAACAGCCTGATGTTCCATCTCGAGACGACGATCGTGAAGGGCTGCGCGCTCACGCGCGACGTGGCCTGCGTGACCGATTTTTCCGGGCGCGCGGCGCGGCGTGCGGCCGCGATCAACCGCTATCTGTGGAACCGTCGCGGCTACTACGGCGACTACGACTGGCAGTTGCGCAAGCCGCGCGACGCCGTGACGGCCGCCGCGCTGTATCCGTTGTTCGCGGGCGTTGCGTGGCCCGAGCGCGCGAAGGCGACCGCGCGCGAGGTGCGCAAGACGCTGCTGCAGCCGGGCGGCCTCGCGACGACCACCGAGAACACGGGGCAGCAGTGGGACGCGCCGAACGGCTGGGCGCCGTTGCAGTGGATCGCGATCGACGGGCTGCGGCGCTACGGCGAACCGGCGCTCGCGAAGGACATCGGCACGCGTTTCCTGTCCGACGTGAAGCACGTGTATGCGACCGAAGGCAAGCTCGTCGAGAAATACGTGGTCGAAGGCGCCGGCACGGGCGGCGGCGGGGGCGGCGAATATCCGCTGCAGGACGGCTTCGGCTGGACCAACGGCGTCACGCTGAAACTGCTCGGGCTGTACGGCGAGTGA
- a CDS encoding carbohydrate porin has product MKNPLEHVPRTLRLDALAALLLSLAAAPAFAQSSPPAAAEPAAGAGDAAAPAQQAAAPTGFGERSNLLGNMGGLRDVLGDHGITLNLQETSEYLYNTSGGTGRGGAYQGLTQFGFDVDTGKAVGLPGGTFNVSALQIHGTNLTQRYLQTLQTATGIEANSTTRLWELWYQQSLLDGKVDVKVGQQSVDQEFMVSQNAAAFMNATFGWPVLPSTDLPAGGPAYPMSSLGVRLRVKPADAWTAMVGVFDGNPAGRTDGDAQVLNAHGTNFNLRSGAFVIGEVQYALNAPPADPKAPQPAGLPGTYKLGFWYQSQHANDPRYGTDGLSLANPASNGMPATHRGNYSFYAVADQMVWRPSPDSPRSVGVFARVMGAPGDRNTVDFAANAGVTLKAPFKGRDNDVAGLAVGYTKIGSHARGLDGDTGAYTTPGYPVRRAETVVEATYQYQVTPWWQLQADLQHFFRPGGGIPNPNAAGARIGDETVVGVRTTIVF; this is encoded by the coding sequence ATGAAGAACCCTCTCGAACACGTTCCGCGCACGCTCCGCCTCGATGCGCTCGCCGCGCTGCTGCTGTCGCTCGCCGCCGCTCCCGCGTTCGCGCAATCTTCGCCGCCCGCCGCGGCCGAACCGGCGGCCGGCGCCGGCGACGCCGCCGCTCCCGCACAACAGGCCGCCGCGCCCACCGGTTTCGGGGAGCGCTCGAACCTGCTCGGCAACATGGGCGGCCTGCGCGACGTGCTGGGCGATCACGGCATCACGCTGAACCTGCAGGAGACCAGCGAGTACCTGTACAACACGTCGGGCGGCACGGGTCGCGGCGGCGCCTACCAGGGGCTCACGCAATTCGGCTTCGACGTCGACACCGGCAAGGCGGTCGGCCTGCCGGGCGGCACGTTCAACGTGTCGGCGCTGCAGATTCACGGCACCAACCTCACGCAGCGCTATCTGCAGACGCTGCAGACCGCGACCGGCATCGAGGCGAATTCGACCACGCGCCTGTGGGAGCTCTGGTACCAGCAGTCGCTGCTCGACGGCAAGGTCGACGTGAAGGTCGGCCAGCAGAGCGTCGACCAGGAATTCATGGTGAGCCAGAACGCGGCGGCCTTCATGAACGCCACGTTCGGCTGGCCCGTGCTGCCGTCGACCGATCTGCCGGCCGGCGGCCCCGCGTATCCGATGTCGTCGCTCGGCGTGCGGCTGCGCGTGAAGCCCGCCGATGCGTGGACCGCGATGGTCGGCGTGTTCGACGGCAACCCGGCCGGCCGCACCGACGGCGATGCGCAGGTGCTGAACGCGCACGGCACCAACTTCAACCTGCGCAGCGGCGCGTTCGTGATCGGCGAAGTGCAGTATGCGCTGAACGCGCCGCCCGCCGATCCGAAGGCGCCGCAGCCGGCCGGCCTGCCGGGCACGTACAAGCTCGGCTTCTGGTACCAGTCGCAGCATGCGAACGATCCGCGCTACGGCACCGACGGCCTGTCGCTCGCGAATCCGGCGAGCAACGGCATGCCGGCCACGCATCGCGGCAACTACAGTTTCTATGCGGTCGCGGACCAGATGGTGTGGCGGCCGTCGCCGGACAGCCCGCGCTCGGTGGGCGTGTTCGCGCGCGTGATGGGCGCGCCGGGCGATCGCAATACCGTCGATTTCGCCGCCAATGCAGGCGTGACGCTGAAGGCGCCGTTCAAGGGACGCGACAACGACGTCGCGGGTCTCGCGGTCGGCTACACGAAGATCGGCTCGCATGCGCGCGGCCTCGACGGCGACACCGGCGCATACACGACACCCGGCTATCCGGTACGCCGCGCGGAAACGGTCGTCGAGGCGACCTACCAGTACCAGGTCACGCCGTGGTGGCAATTGCAGGCCGACCTGCAGCACTTCTTCCGTCCGGGCGGCGGCATCCCGAACCCGAACGCGGCCGGTGCGCGCATCGGGGACGAAACGGTGGTCGGCGTGCGCACGACGATCGTGTTCTGA
- a CDS encoding NRAMP family divalent metal transporter, which yields MSTPSNVSPPIAVERAAVLDEAHLGDIRGALGTIAHHDTGTRGSWWARLRTLLAIIGPGLIVMVGDNDAGAFGTYTQAGQNYGTTLLWTLLLLVPVLYVNQEMVLRLGAVTGVGHARLIFERFGKFWGAFSVIDLFLLNALTIVTEFIGITFVLDFFGLPKVAGVCVAAALTMAAVSTGDFRRFERFAIGLCVLSLLLVPVLVSIHPPVAQMTRDFFVPNWPAHAKLSDVMLLVIGIVGTTVAPWQLFFQQSYVIDKRITPRFMKYEKADLWIGIAFVLIGAVAMIGFSAALFNGHPEAGNFADAGGIIAGLEKYAGRTSATLFAVALLDACIIGAAAVSLSTAYAIGDVFKIRHSLHRGVSDAKGFYLVYFGIVAAAATLVLIPGSPLGLLTEAVQTLAGVLLPSATVFLLVLCNDRQVLGPWVNSTKLNVFTGAVIWVLVLLSIILTASVMYPDISGEAIVDVLVGGTVLAITGYIATVLIRRNKRVIEPAIDRTLRDTWRMPPLDTLEPQNMTLATRIWMAVLRGYLVIAVGLVIVKVVQMTLLK from the coding sequence ATGTCCACGCCATCCAACGTTTCTCCACCGATCGCCGTCGAACGCGCCGCTGTGCTCGACGAGGCCCACCTTGGCGACATCCGCGGTGCGCTCGGTACGATCGCGCATCACGACACCGGCACGCGCGGCTCGTGGTGGGCGCGCCTGCGCACGCTGCTGGCGATCATCGGCCCGGGCCTCATCGTGATGGTGGGCGACAACGACGCCGGCGCATTCGGCACCTACACGCAGGCCGGCCAGAACTACGGCACGACGCTGCTGTGGACGCTGCTGCTGCTCGTGCCCGTGCTGTACGTGAACCAGGAAATGGTGCTGCGCCTCGGCGCGGTGACGGGTGTCGGCCACGCACGGCTGATCTTCGAGCGCTTCGGCAAGTTCTGGGGCGCGTTCAGCGTGATCGACCTGTTCCTGCTCAATGCGCTCACCATCGTCACCGAGTTCATCGGCATCACGTTCGTGCTGGATTTCTTCGGGCTACCGAAGGTCGCGGGCGTGTGCGTGGCCGCGGCGCTGACCATGGCCGCGGTGAGTACCGGGGATTTCAGGCGATTCGAGCGGTTCGCGATCGGGCTGTGCGTGCTGAGCCTGCTGCTCGTGCCGGTGCTCGTGTCGATCCATCCGCCCGTCGCGCAGATGACGCGCGATTTCTTCGTGCCGAACTGGCCCGCGCACGCGAAGCTGTCGGACGTGATGCTGCTCGTGATCGGCATCGTCGGCACGACCGTCGCGCCGTGGCAGCTGTTCTTCCAGCAGAGCTACGTGATCGACAAGCGCATCACGCCGCGCTTCATGAAGTATGAAAAGGCCGACCTGTGGATCGGCATCGCGTTCGTGCTGATCGGTGCGGTCGCCATGATCGGTTTCAGCGCCGCGCTGTTCAACGGGCATCCGGAAGCCGGCAACTTCGCCGACGCGGGCGGCATCATCGCGGGCCTCGAGAAGTATGCCGGCCGCACGAGCGCAACGCTGTTCGCGGTGGCGCTGCTCGACGCGTGCATCATCGGCGCGGCGGCCGTGTCGCTGTCGACGGCCTATGCGATCGGCGACGTGTTCAAGATCCGCCACTCGCTGCATCGCGGCGTGTCCGATGCGAAGGGTTTCTATCTCGTGTATTTCGGCATCGTCGCGGCCGCGGCCACGTTGGTGCTGATTCCGGGCAGCCCGCTCGGCCTGCTGACCGAAGCGGTGCAGACGCTCGCGGGCGTGCTGCTGCCGAGCGCGACGGTGTTCCTGCTGGTGCTGTGCAACGACCGCCAGGTGCTCGGCCCGTGGGTCAACTCGACGAAGCTCAACGTGTTCACCGGTGCGGTGATCTGGGTGCTCGTGCTGCTGTCGATCATCCTCACTGCGTCGGTGATGTATCCGGATATCAGCGGCGAAGCGATCGTCGACGTGCTGGTCGGCGGCACCGTGCTCGCGATCACGGGCTATATCGCGACGGTATTGATCCGTCGCAACAAGCGCGTGATCGAACCGGCGATCGATCGCACGTTGCGCGACACGTGGCGCATGCCGCCGCTCGATACGCTCGAGCCGCAGAACATGACGCTGGCGACGCGAATCTGGATGGCCGTGCTGCGCGGCTATCTCGTGATCGCGGTCGGTCTCGTGATCGTCAAGGTGGTGCAGATGACGCTGCTGAAGTAA
- a CDS encoding helix-turn-helix transcriptional regulator yields MSDIALHEEAVASTFPRPSHGPSACPDALRERPVQVVWCDDVKRGDVTQPHAPKLGVADTLAHAQSTAERSRIVASLLHLTGFSTFAYFALEFAHERVESLYLHEAFTPSTYRGDYVRHHHHDVDPRTLGARVCNMPIVWDLQQLRREHRERDAGPRATPAALDGFLQTMQDDGMCSGIMYSMAVPGTRLHAFMSFTAPRRTREWITPATIEQALSIGLSVHKFASPQLISTSRERAVNGLTPFEQELLLGIAEGASDKEIGRRLDTSAHNVDYHLRKLRKRFGVANRIQLTYLTSKLELI; encoded by the coding sequence ATGTCCGACATTGCATTGCATGAAGAAGCGGTCGCCTCAACCTTTCCCCGCCCGTCGCACGGGCCCAGCGCGTGCCCCGACGCGCTGCGGGAGCGCCCCGTGCAGGTCGTCTGGTGCGACGACGTGAAACGCGGCGACGTCACGCAGCCGCACGCGCCGAAACTCGGCGTGGCCGATACGCTCGCGCACGCGCAGAGCACGGCCGAGCGCAGCCGGATCGTCGCAAGCCTGCTGCACCTGACGGGTTTCTCGACGTTCGCGTACTTCGCGCTCGAATTCGCGCACGAGCGGGTCGAAAGTCTCTACCTGCACGAAGCATTCACGCCGTCCACCTACCGCGGCGACTACGTGCGCCACCACCATCACGACGTCGATCCGCGCACGCTCGGCGCACGCGTGTGCAACATGCCGATCGTGTGGGACCTGCAGCAGTTGCGCCGCGAACACCGCGAGCGCGACGCCGGCCCGCGCGCGACGCCGGCCGCGCTCGACGGCTTCCTGCAGACGATGCAGGACGACGGGATGTGCAGCGGCATCATGTATTCGATGGCCGTGCCCGGCACTCGGCTGCATGCGTTCATGAGCTTCACCGCGCCGCGCCGCACGCGCGAATGGATCACGCCGGCGACGATCGAGCAGGCGCTGTCGATCGGGCTGTCGGTACACAAGTTCGCGTCGCCGCAGCTGATCTCGACATCGCGCGAGCGCGCGGTGAACGGGCTCACGCCGTTCGAGCAGGAACTGCTGCTCGGCATCGCCGAAGGCGCATCCGACAAGGAGATCGGCCGGCGCCTCGACACCAGCGCGCACAACGTCGACTATCACCTGCGCAAGCTGCGCAAGCGCTTCGGCGTCGCGAACCGGATCCAGCTCACGTACCTGACGTCGAAGCTCGAATTGATCTGA